A section of the Candidatus Aegiribacteria sp. genome encodes:
- a CDS encoding lysophospholipid acyltransferase family protein has translation MPGRGIYYSFASCLTKLAGFRGAEFLSGILSSLRYSGNREHNRVYLGHLARVFPGMSGSDLKVLLKQYWRVHQRAFLGLFFARSLQEGNAPERVELENRFLLDEALAEGKGVLLLVPHFGDERMLHILLAILGYPLHVISSRYADAADSVKKARLSVSTRWHHVAFPDENPRWIYETIKRGHIIQIAPTAWGGPKGHWVNSFGVPVLASSTPLRLAETTGCKLLVACNYALPGVRYRIVFQSFYPEHFDSRGTADLFRMFEILGKDHPDQYNWMNLVIRHRETNTMARLGGIPREEKKVESLAIESDWDPENICDFQSVSSLKGLSR, from the coding sequence ATGCCCGGTAGAGGAATTTATTACTCTTTCGCCTCATGTCTTACGAAGCTGGCAGGTTTCAGAGGTGCGGAATTCCTCAGCGGAATTCTCTCTTCTCTCAGATATTCAGGCAATAGAGAACATAACCGTGTTTACCTCGGACACCTTGCCAGAGTGTTTCCCGGAATGAGCGGCAGCGATTTGAAAGTACTCCTGAAGCAATACTGGAGGGTTCATCAGAGAGCTTTCTTAGGTCTTTTCTTCGCGAGAAGTCTCCAGGAAGGCAATGCTCCTGAAAGGGTCGAACTGGAGAACAGATTTCTCCTGGATGAAGCTCTTGCGGAAGGAAAAGGGGTTCTTCTTCTTGTTCCACATTTCGGGGATGAACGCATGCTGCATATTCTTCTTGCCATTCTCGGATATCCATTGCATGTCATCTCTTCAAGATATGCTGACGCGGCTGATTCTGTGAAAAAAGCCAGGCTCTCTGTCAGTACCAGGTGGCATCACGTGGCTTTTCCAGATGAAAACCCGCGGTGGATCTACGAAACCATTAAAAGGGGACATATAATTCAAATAGCTCCCACAGCATGGGGAGGACCGAAAGGTCACTGGGTAAACAGTTTCGGTGTTCCTGTACTTGCTTCATCAACACCTCTGAGACTTGCTGAGACAACCGGATGCAAGCTGCTTGTAGCCTGTAATTACGCTTTGCCGGGCGTTCGATACAGAATAGTCTTTCAAAGCTTTTATCCTGAGCATTTCGACTCAAGGGGAACAGCTGACTTGTTCAGAATGTTTGAGATACTGGGAAAAGATCATCCGGATCAATACAACTGGATGAATCTTGTGATTAGACATAGAGAGACAAATACTATGGCGCGACTCGGCGGAATTCCCAGAGAGGAGAAGAAAGTTGAGTCACTCGCGATTGAGTCTGACTGGGATCCGGAGAATATATGCGATTTTCAGTCTGTCTCTTCTCTTAAGGGTCTGTCCAGATAG
- a CDS encoding Rrf2 family transcriptional regulator: protein MLISTRSRYALRVLARMARMMKQKKNIPVSLSLLSEQEQISVRYLEQIFGKLRITGIVKGKRGPGGGYVFGVPPAEISLFDVISVLETDFLPASCLSDGVNCSPSKNYETKQCPLEETCVTRPLWMSLRDMFDSFMKNHSLEDLIAGDVHWGES from the coding sequence ATGTTAATATCGACCAGAAGCAGGTACGCACTGAGGGTTCTTGCGCGAATGGCAAGGATGATGAAACAGAAGAAGAATATCCCGGTATCTCTTTCTCTGCTGTCAGAGCAGGAACAGATATCTGTTCGTTATCTCGAGCAGATATTCGGAAAACTGAGAATAACCGGAATAGTCAAAGGTAAAAGAGGGCCGGGAGGCGGATACGTTTTTGGGGTTCCGCCGGCGGAGATAAGCCTTTTCGATGTAATAAGCGTTCTCGAAACGGATTTTCTTCCGGCATCATGTCTGTCTGACGGAGTAAACTGTTCTCCATCAAAGAACTATGAAACGAAGCAGTGTCCTCTTGAGGAGACATGTGTAACCAGACCTCTCTGGATGAGTCTCAGAGATATGTTCGACTCCTTCATGAAGAATCATTCCCTTGAGGATCTGATCGCAGGGGATGTTCATTGGGGAGAATCATAG